Proteins co-encoded in one Opitutus terrae PB90-1 genomic window:
- a CDS encoding non-ribosomal peptide synthetase, translating to MIEPSQSSPALSPLKRAFVAIEELQARLAAAESAAREPVAIIGIGCRFPGGADTPQRFWELLRDGRDAVTEVPAGRWPVDAFYDEDPAAVGKMTARHGGFLGDIERFDPAFFGISPREAASMDPQQRLLLEVARDALGASGRWRDRLAENPVGVFIGITTAEFGQLQLAAGGLSVLDPYHITGNSLNAAAGRLAFVFGLHGPCMAVDTACSSSLVALHLAMQSVRAGECEMAVAGGVNLILSPLGSIALTKGGVLSSDGRSKTFDAAADGMVRGEGCGLLVLKRLSTARRDGDRVLAVLRGSGVNQDGPSSGLTVPNGPAQEVLLRRVLEQARLESAAVDYLEAHGTGTALGDPIEMGAIGAVYGPSRPADRPLWIGSVKTNIGHLESAAGIASVIKVVLALQHEAIPPHLHFTRPSPHIDWAQVAARVPTTLQSWRRGDRPRVAAVSAFGFSGTNAHVLIEEAPAELAGGADDPRGVVAPAVVYHRERFPLPRPASLAMAGAAAPDEHPLLGRELTLAGTDERRFEATLSATQPGWLGDHRLLDCAVIPAAGWLELAHAAGQSVFGSAINVRDFTIHEPLTLPAGETRAVQTVVHGGTGDRQVEIFDRAEHGWTRHVTAQIGRRDEVPTMGDTLDDVRARCRTAADVDALYAEYAAQGLVYGPAFRTVRALWTAPGEVLAELARSDVDGSFAVAPVLLDGCFQAAGRTFGAAEEVFLPVGAAGWTVYAPAGDKAWAHARVRPTSQGAEVDVTLFDVRGQVVARLVRLRLQRASRAALRRIAPPRDEGVYDLDWPLVATDAPERVLDGDWLVIGDRDGIANRLRAAGADVTTIGANEIAETLGARWSWRGVVCLTALDVVTEAPPTHAVFAAWLAMARSQLVADGVWLVTRDAVAVGAEPVSPVASALASCGRVLQREHPEWSLRLVDVDAHDLAEAMLAECGRSAEEDQVAWRAGQRHAARLAVHEFGPAQPWTVRADATYLITGGWGALGLVTAGWLVERGARHLVLAGRREPGEEARAAVAGWVQRGVRVETRRLDVADRAQVAGLLRELPNLRGIVHAAGAIADGAARQLTPEQFDRVLAAKAIGAQHLDQLAGELDFFVLFSSAAAVLGTPGQANYAAANGYLDGLAHARRARGRPALSIAWAGWSIGLAAAAGDRYAARGIRAITPRRGCRELDRLLATGATQALIWPVMWPTFFASGNDDRVPTLLANFASHVPRRDASDPAAEFRAKLAAAGAATSSLLEEVARAEVGRVLRIAPDKLTSDQPLSTLGLDSIMAVDVRNRLRQVTGADVPIVALLENGTVATVATALGAAVSLVRDAGGAAASASTAGRSPSPHALQPVGEEPLSIGQEALWFLHRAAPESAAYNTAIALRLRGALDRAKVRRVLAALQERHPLLRATFASGGGKPVMRIAATAELAWQEVEANGWTIEQLERAVTADYQRPFALEAGRVFRATLFVRGAADHVLLIGVHHVVGDAWTNWVLLDEFRQLYAGTGPLPAVSGTYSAFVRWQRSLLASREGEELRRWWLQELAGELPTLALPTDFPRPAVLEPQGASVPVTLPGETWQRIKSLARAQQATPFAVLLAAYHVFLHRHTGQEELIVGSPTAGRSRPEFAGIAGYFVNPVPLRARVSGASPFAELLAQVKRTVLGALAHADYPLPELVEALKLARDPSRPALFQTLFVLQKPPQTDARGDALKAAGARTGAAWSGLEVEEFPLAQMEGQFELTLELFEDGAGSFKYNNRLFSAATAGRMARRFVGLIDAITQDPTCRIEALPLLAPEERRLVVQTWNETPAAYPTAHCLHELIAQQATRTPAAPALSFASTALTYAELDARANQLAHGLRRAGVGPDRLVGVCAERSVDLVVALLAVLKAGGAYVPLDPGYPRERLAFMLADSAVPLVLTQDHLREGLRAVVNSATATAPRLVALDAEWPEIAREPTTPPASGVTPSHLAYMIYTSGSTGRPKGALNTHRAIVNRLLWMQDAYRLTAADTVMQKTPFSFDVSVWEFFWPLLAGARLVVAQPGGHQDAAYLADLAARERVTTMHFVPSMLQLFVEQPGLARCAALRQVFCSGEALPFELQERFFARHAAELHNLYGPTEAAVDVTAWRCERGSRERVVPIGRPIARTRMYVLDPRMQPVPIGVAGELYIGGIAVGRGYHGRPELTAEKFVPDPFGTAGERLYRTGDRARWRPDGAIEYLGRLDFQVKLRGFRIELGEIESALRALAGVSAAAVLVREDQPGDQALVAYVVAAGVPGDAAGLRGALRKELPEYMVPAEFVFLPALPLSPNGKLDRRALPAPARGRPETGAGFRVPESATEQILSAIWAEVLGRGRVGVEDNFFDLGGHSLKLGQVHAQLTARFPSAPSLLELFQYPTIRALAARLDGPSAAAPANPPLPPPVAAAPARGEGWIDQRAIRRAAREGSRR from the coding sequence ATGATTGAGCCTTCCCAGAGCAGTCCTGCGCTATCTCCGCTTAAACGCGCGTTCGTCGCGATCGAAGAGCTGCAGGCCCGACTCGCCGCCGCCGAATCCGCTGCGCGTGAGCCTGTCGCGATTATTGGGATCGGCTGCCGTTTTCCGGGCGGAGCGGACACGCCGCAGCGATTCTGGGAGCTGCTGCGCGACGGTCGCGACGCGGTGACCGAAGTGCCGGCGGGGCGCTGGCCGGTGGACGCGTTTTATGACGAGGATCCTGCCGCCGTCGGGAAGATGACGGCGCGACACGGTGGATTTCTGGGCGACATCGAGCGGTTCGATCCGGCGTTCTTCGGCATCTCGCCGCGCGAGGCGGCGAGCATGGATCCGCAGCAACGGCTGCTGCTTGAAGTCGCCCGCGACGCGCTCGGCGCCTCGGGTCGGTGGCGCGACCGGCTCGCGGAGAATCCCGTCGGCGTGTTCATCGGGATCACGACCGCGGAGTTTGGGCAACTGCAGCTCGCGGCGGGCGGACTCAGCGTGCTCGATCCGTATCACATCACGGGCAACTCGCTCAACGCCGCGGCGGGCCGGCTGGCGTTCGTGTTCGGGCTCCACGGTCCTTGCATGGCGGTCGACACCGCGTGCTCGTCGTCGCTGGTCGCGCTGCACCTGGCGATGCAGAGCGTGCGGGCCGGGGAGTGCGAGATGGCCGTCGCGGGTGGTGTGAACCTGATCCTGTCGCCGCTCGGCAGCATCGCGCTGACCAAGGGCGGCGTTCTGTCGTCCGACGGCCGCTCGAAGACGTTCGATGCGGCGGCCGATGGGATGGTTCGCGGCGAGGGCTGCGGGCTGCTGGTCTTGAAAAGACTTTCGACGGCGCGGCGCGACGGCGATCGCGTGCTCGCGGTGCTGCGCGGCTCGGGCGTGAACCAGGACGGGCCCAGCAGCGGGTTGACGGTGCCCAACGGACCCGCGCAAGAGGTGCTGCTCCGACGCGTGCTGGAGCAGGCGCGACTCGAGTCGGCGGCGGTCGACTACCTCGAGGCGCACGGCACGGGCACGGCGCTCGGCGATCCGATCGAAATGGGCGCCATCGGAGCGGTGTACGGGCCGAGCCGTCCCGCCGACCGGCCGCTGTGGATCGGCTCGGTCAAGACGAACATCGGTCATCTCGAGTCGGCGGCGGGGATTGCGAGCGTGATCAAGGTGGTCCTCGCATTGCAGCATGAGGCCATTCCGCCGCATCTGCATTTCACGCGGCCGAGTCCGCACATCGATTGGGCGCAGGTTGCCGCGCGCGTGCCGACGACGCTGCAGTCCTGGCGGCGCGGCGACCGCCCGCGCGTTGCCGCGGTGAGCGCGTTCGGGTTCAGTGGCACCAATGCGCACGTGCTGATCGAGGAGGCCCCGGCCGAGTTGGCGGGTGGCGCCGATGATCCGCGCGGAGTCGTGGCGCCGGCGGTCGTTTACCATCGCGAACGTTTTCCGCTGCCGCGGCCGGCGAGTCTCGCGATGGCCGGCGCGGCGGCGCCAGACGAGCATCCGCTGCTCGGTCGCGAGCTGACGCTGGCCGGGACGGACGAGCGGCGGTTCGAGGCGACACTGTCCGCCACGCAGCCGGGCTGGCTGGGCGACCATCGGCTGCTCGACTGCGCGGTGATCCCGGCGGCGGGCTGGCTGGAGCTGGCGCACGCGGCCGGCCAGAGCGTGTTTGGCAGCGCGATCAATGTCAGGGATTTCACGATCCATGAACCGCTGACGCTGCCCGCGGGTGAGACGCGCGCCGTGCAGACGGTGGTGCACGGTGGCACGGGCGATCGACAGGTGGAAATCTTCGACCGGGCGGAGCACGGCTGGACCCGGCACGTCACCGCGCAAATCGGTCGGCGCGACGAAGTGCCCACGATGGGCGACACGCTGGACGACGTGCGGGCACGCTGTCGAACCGCGGCCGACGTGGACGCGCTGTATGCGGAGTATGCCGCGCAGGGGCTCGTCTACGGGCCGGCGTTCCGCACCGTACGGGCGTTGTGGACGGCACCAGGCGAGGTGCTGGCGGAGCTGGCGCGGTCAGACGTGGACGGATCGTTCGCGGTCGCGCCCGTTTTGCTCGATGGCTGTTTTCAGGCGGCGGGGCGGACGTTCGGTGCGGCGGAGGAGGTTTTTCTGCCGGTCGGCGCGGCCGGGTGGACGGTGTATGCGCCGGCCGGCGACAAGGCCTGGGCGCACGCGCGGGTCCGACCCACGTCGCAAGGCGCGGAGGTGGACGTGACGCTGTTCGATGTGCGGGGGCAAGTGGTGGCCCGACTGGTGCGCCTGCGGCTGCAGCGTGCATCGCGGGCGGCATTGCGGCGGATCGCGCCACCGCGCGACGAAGGCGTCTACGACCTGGACTGGCCCCTCGTGGCGACTGATGCGCCGGAACGGGTACTCGACGGCGACTGGCTGGTGATCGGCGACCGTGACGGTATCGCGAATCGGCTGCGTGCCGCCGGCGCTGACGTTACGACGATCGGCGCAAACGAAATCGCCGAGACGCTGGGTGCGCGCTGGTCATGGCGCGGAGTCGTCTGCCTGACGGCGCTCGATGTTGTGACCGAGGCCCCGCCGACCCACGCCGTCTTCGCTGCCTGGCTGGCGATGGCGCGGTCGCAGCTTGTCGCGGACGGCGTCTGGCTGGTGACGCGCGACGCCGTTGCGGTCGGCGCCGAGCCGGTCTCGCCGGTGGCGTCGGCGCTGGCCAGTTGCGGCCGCGTGTTGCAGCGCGAGCATCCGGAGTGGTCGCTGCGGCTCGTCGACGTCGATGCGCACGACCTGGCGGAGGCGATGCTCGCCGAGTGCGGCCGCAGTGCGGAGGAAGACCAGGTGGCCTGGCGCGCGGGCCAACGGCATGCCGCGCGGCTCGCGGTGCACGAGTTCGGACCGGCGCAGCCGTGGACGGTGCGGGCGGACGCGACTTATCTGATCACCGGCGGGTGGGGTGCGCTCGGGCTGGTGACCGCGGGCTGGCTCGTCGAGCGCGGTGCGCGGCACCTCGTGCTCGCGGGGCGGCGTGAACCCGGCGAGGAAGCGCGCGCGGCTGTCGCAGGCTGGGTTCAGCGTGGAGTGCGCGTCGAGACGCGGCGGCTCGATGTCGCGGACCGGGCGCAGGTCGCGGGGCTGCTGCGCGAACTGCCAAACCTGCGCGGAATCGTGCATGCGGCGGGGGCGATCGCGGACGGCGCGGCGCGGCAGCTCACGCCGGAGCAGTTCGATCGCGTGCTTGCGGCCAAGGCCATCGGCGCGCAGCACCTCGATCAGCTGGCGGGCGAGCTCGATTTTTTCGTGCTGTTTTCGTCGGCCGCGGCGGTGCTGGGCACGCCGGGCCAGGCAAACTACGCGGCGGCCAACGGCTATCTCGACGGGCTCGCGCATGCGCGTCGCGCCCGTGGCCGGCCGGCGCTGAGCATCGCCTGGGCGGGCTGGAGCATCGGATTGGCGGCGGCGGCGGGCGACCGCTACGCGGCGCGCGGGATTCGCGCGATCACGCCGCGGCGCGGCTGTCGTGAACTCGACCGGTTGCTCGCGACGGGCGCGACACAGGCGCTGATCTGGCCGGTGATGTGGCCGACATTTTTCGCCAGCGGCAACGACGATCGCGTGCCGACGTTGCTGGCGAATTTCGCCTCGCACGTACCGCGGCGGGACGCGAGCGATCCGGCGGCCGAATTTCGCGCCAAGCTCGCGGCGGCCGGCGCGGCGACGTCGTCGTTGTTGGAGGAAGTGGCGCGTGCGGAGGTTGGCCGGGTGTTACGGATCGCGCCGGACAAGCTCACGAGCGACCAGCCGCTCAGCACGCTCGGGCTCGATTCGATCATGGCCGTGGACGTGCGGAACCGGCTGCGGCAGGTCACCGGCGCGGACGTGCCGATCGTCGCGCTGCTGGAGAACGGGACCGTCGCGACCGTGGCGACGGCGCTCGGCGCGGCCGTGAGTCTGGTGCGTGACGCTGGCGGCGCGGCGGCGTCGGCGTCGACGGCGGGGCGCAGCCCATCGCCGCACGCACTTCAGCCGGTCGGTGAGGAGCCGCTGTCGATCGGCCAGGAGGCGCTATGGTTTCTGCATCGGGCGGCACCGGAGAGTGCCGCCTACAACACCGCGATTGCGCTCCGGCTGCGCGGCGCGCTGGACCGCGCGAAGGTTAGGCGCGTCCTGGCAGCGCTGCAGGAGCGTCACCCGTTGCTGCGGGCGACGTTTGCTTCCGGTGGCGGCAAGCCGGTGATGCGGATCGCCGCCACGGCGGAGCTCGCGTGGCAGGAGGTGGAAGCGAACGGTTGGACGATCGAGCAGCTGGAGCGCGCGGTGACGGCGGATTACCAGCGGCCGTTCGCGCTCGAGGCGGGGCGGGTGTTCCGCGCCACGCTGTTCGTGCGCGGTGCGGCGGACCACGTGTTGTTGATCGGTGTGCACCACGTCGTGGGCGACGCCTGGACGAACTGGGTCCTGCTCGACGAATTCCGTCAGCTTTACGCCGGCACCGGTCCATTGCCGGCGGTTAGCGGGACGTACTCGGCGTTCGTGCGCTGGCAGCGGTCGCTGCTCGCGAGTCGCGAAGGCGAGGAGCTCCGTCGCTGGTGGCTGCAGGAACTCGCCGGCGAGCTGCCGACGCTCGCGCTGCCGACGGATTTCCCGCGTCCAGCCGTGCTGGAGCCGCAGGGCGCCTCGGTGCCGGTGACGCTGCCAGGTGAAACCTGGCAACGGATCAAGTCGCTGGCGCGCGCGCAGCAGGCCACGCCCTTCGCGGTGCTGCTCGCGGCCTATCACGTGTTCCTCCACCGTCACACGGGGCAGGAGGAGCTGATCGTGGGTTCGCCGACGGCAGGCCGCAGCCGGCCGGAGTTCGCGGGCATCGCCGGCTACTTCGTCAACCCCGTGCCGCTGCGCGCGCGCGTGTCGGGCGCGAGTCCGTTCGCGGAGCTGCTTGCCCAGGTTAAACGCACGGTGCTCGGCGCGCTGGCGCACGCCGACTATCCGCTGCCTGAACTGGTCGAGGCGCTGAAACTGGCGCGCGATCCGAGTCGGCCCGCGCTGTTTCAGACGCTGTTCGTCCTGCAGAAGCCGCCGCAGACCGACGCGCGCGGGGACGCGCTCAAGGCGGCCGGCGCGCGGACGGGGGCCGCGTGGAGCGGGCTGGAGGTGGAGGAATTTCCGCTCGCGCAGATGGAGGGCCAGTTCGAGCTCACGCTCGAGCTCTTCGAGGACGGCGCCGGCAGCTTTAAGTACAACAACCGTTTGTTCTCGGCGGCGACCGCCGGCCGGATGGCGCGGCGTTTCGTGGGGCTGATCGACGCGATCACCCAAGATCCGACGTGCCGGATCGAGGCACTGCCGCTGCTCGCGCCCGAGGAGCGGAGGCTCGTCGTGCAGACGTGGAATGAAACGCCGGCGGCGTACCCGACGGCGCATTGCCTGCACGAGCTGATCGCGCAGCAGGCGACGCGAACGCCGGCCGCGCCGGCGCTGAGTTTCGCTTCGACCGCGCTCACGTATGCCGAACTCGACGCGCGGGCGAACCAGCTCGCGCACGGGCTGCGTCGTGCCGGCGTCGGGCCCGACCGGCTGGTCGGCGTCTGTGCGGAGCGGTCGGTCGACCTCGTCGTCGCGCTGCTCGCCGTGCTGAAGGCCGGCGGAGCGTATGTGCCGCTCGATCCCGGCTACCCCCGTGAGCGACTGGCGTTCATGCTCGCGGATTCGGCCGTGCCGCTGGTGCTCACGCAGGATCACTTGCGCGAGGGATTGCGGGCCGTGGTCAACTCCGCGACCGCGACGGCGCCGCGGCTGGTCGCGCTCGATGCGGAGTGGCCGGAGATCGCGCGCGAGCCGACGACGCCGCCCGCGTCCGGCGTCACGCCGAGCCATCTGGCGTACATGATCTACACGTCCGGCTCGACCGGTCGGCCGAAGGGCGCGTTGAACACCCACCGGGCGATCGTCAACCGGCTGCTCTGGATGCAGGACGCATATCGGCTGACCGCGGCGGACACGGTGATGCAGAAGACGCCGTTCAGCTTCGACGTGTCCGTCTGGGAGTTCTTCTGGCCGCTGCTCGCCGGCGCGCGGCTGGTCGTGGCGCAGCCGGGCGGACATCAGGACGCGGCGTATCTGGCTGACCTCGCTGCGCGCGAACGCGTGACGACGATGCATTTCGTGCCGTCGATGCTGCAGCTGTTCGTGGAACAGCCCGGGCTGGCGCGCTGCGCCGCGCTGCGGCAGGTGTTCTGCAGCGGCGAGGCGCTGCCGTTCGAGCTGCAGGAACGGTTCTTCGCGCGGCATGCCGCCGAGCTGCACAACCTGTACGGACCGACCGAGGCTGCCGTGGACGTGACGGCTTGGCGGTGCGAACGGGGCAGCCGCGAGCGGGTGGTGCCGATCGGTCGACCGATCGCGCGCACAAGGATGTACGTGCTTGATCCCCGGATGCAGCCGGTGCCGATCGGCGTCGCGGGCGAGCTCTACATCGGCGGCATCGCCGTGGGCCGCGGCTATCACGGGCGGCCGGAGCTGACGGCGGAGAAGTTCGTGCCGGATCCGTTTGGCACGGCTGGTGAACGGCTGTACCGTACCGGCGACCGCGCGCGCTGGCGACCGGACGGCGCGATCGAGTATCTCGGCCGGCTGGATTTTCAGGTGAAGCTGCGGGGCTTCCGGATCGAGCTCGGCGAGATCGAATCGGCGCTGCGCGCCCTCGCCGGCGTGAGCGCCGCGGCGGTGCTCGTCCGCGAGGACCAGCCCGGCGACCAGGCTCTGGTGGCGTACGTCGTCGCCGCGGGCGTGCCAGGCGACGCGGCTGGGCTGCGCGGGGCGCTGCGGAAGGAGCTGCCCGAATACATGGTGCCGGCGGAATTCGTGTTCCTACCGGCGCTGCCGTTGTCACCGAACGGGAAGCTCGACCGCCGTGCGCTGCCCGCGCCAGCCCGCGGCCGACCGGAGACGGGAGCAGGTTTCCGCGTGCCGGAATCGGCGACCGAGCAGATCCTTTCTGCGATCTGGGCCGAGGTGCTCGGCCGCGGACGAGTGGGCGTGGAGGACAATTTCTTCGATCTCGGGGGACACTCGCTGAAACTCGGCCAGGTGCACGCGCAGCTCACGGCGCGGTTCCCGAGCGCTCCGTCGCTGCTCGAGTTGTTCCAATATCCCACGATCCGTGCGCTGGCGGCGCGGCTCGACGGCCCGAGCGCGGCCGCACCGGCGAATCCCCCGCTACCGCCGCCGGTCGCCGCGGCACCTGCGCGCGGTGAGGGCTGGATCGATCAGCGGGCGATTCGCCGCGCCGCGCGGGAAGGGAGTCGCCGATGA